In the Syntrophorhabdaceae bacterium genome, TGAGTAACTGGCAAGCTTCAGTTTCATATTAGGGTAGACCTTATCATTCTTCAGGTTGTTCATTGATTTGAGGCTCGCGACTTCGATGCCGTATTTATCGGAGATGGACCCGAGGGTCTCACCCTTTTTGACTACGTGGTAAACCTTTTGTTTTGTCTGCTGTGCCGTCTCGGTTTGTTTTGCATGTGTTTCAGATTGTGACGCAACAGTTGTTTTAACAGTCTTTTTCGCAATCGCTCTCTTTTCCTTTGTCGGGCCTATGTACCTCGGGATCTGTATTCTCGCCCCGGGTTTTACTTTCAGCTCATCGTCAAAACTGTTAACTAAGTATATATCCTCGCTCCTTACGCCATATCTCCGGGCAATCTTCGCGATGGTGTCCTTCCTTTTAACCTTGTATGTGACAAGGCTTTTAATCTTCTTCTGGCCGTTCATCGCTGTCTCAAGGTTGTCGGCAAACTCTTCCTCATCCAAAGATGCAGGTAATTTGACCGTGTAGAGTTGAAGGCTCGGAGGTGTTATACCGCGGATAATCTCAGGGTTATATGATTTAACGCTGGCTACATCCAGCGATGCGGCCTTTGCGACAGCAGAAAGCGGTGTTCCTCCAGGTACTTTAAACTCTGTAAACTGCACCGGCTGGTCGTAGGTCATGCTACCAAAACCAAATTTCTCAGGGTCTTTCGCAATGATCGCCGCTGCTATAAGTCTCGGTATGTATTCACGGGTCTCCTTTGGGAGGGTATTGTATTTCACGAGTTCCCAGAAGTCGTTCGTATTATGCTTTTCTATCGCTTTTTCAATCCGTCTTTCACCCGCATTATAGCCTGCAGCAGCAAGATACCAGCAACCGAACTGGTTAAAAAGGTCCCGCAGATACTTCGCAGCAGCGACCGTTGATTTCTCCGGGTCTCTTCTTTCGTCAATCCAGTAATTTACTTTCAGGCCATACCGTTCGCCGGTGGCATAGATAAATTGCCAGGGTCCTGATGCCTTTGCCGTTGAATATGCCTTTGGATTGAAACCGCTTTCGATCATTGCAAGATAAACAAGGTCCTCCGGCATCCCGTTCTTCCTCAGGATCTCCTTGATAACGGGCACATACTGTTTGGCTCTCTTGAGCCAGTTTCCGAAGACCTTTCTCTTTTCCCCGGTAAACCACCGTATGTTGTATTTCACAGCATCATTAAATACGATAGGGATGTCAAAATCATGAGCATAATCATATCCCAGGAGTGCGGCGATATCATCGTCTTCGCTCATCACCCCATTATCTTTTCTGTATAGATAATCCTCCCTGATAGTGTCTGCATCCTTTTTTGCAACAGACGCGGTTTTCCTGGAGGCTCCGGTTTCCGCATTCCTGGCTGGTTCCGGAGGATTTGTGTTGTAAAAGGCTGCGCTGTCACCCGCATATTGACTGTTGCCCGTTGACACGCGCGTATTTGTCGCACAACCGGCAAGGACGAACATAACCAGGACTATCAAAACGTATCTTTTCATATACCTCACTTTATAAAAAGCAAGATTCATACCACTGTTTCTTTGATGATAAAAAGTATTCAGCATTATGTCAACAAAAAACTGTCTAAATTTATTTTGTCTATTTGATCTGTCTAAAATCGTATATCGTATTTTGTATATCGTATATCGCAGAAACCTCAGGGGTTTTTTGCAGTTCACTATATACGATATACTATATACGAAATACTATCTTAGTACCTTCCCGACCAGCCCCCTGTACCCTTGCGCAAAATCATAGGCCCTCATGCGCTTCTTGTTCTCCAGTTGTACTTCCCGGACCTTCAGGAGCCCTTTCGGGGTTTTAACAAAAAAACCTTCCTTTGTTATTTCCGCGACAACACCCCGTCCGGTTCCTTCCCGCGTTATCTCTTCGGCCTCTGCGTCAAAGATCTTCATCATCCGGCCATCGAGAAACGTATACGCTGTAGGCCAGAGGACAAAGGCCCTGACCTGCCGTTCGATCTCTATGGCGCTTTTTGACCAATCGATCCTGCCCATCTCCTTGGTAATAATAGGCGTGTAGGTTGCGTCTTCGTGCCTCTGATCGGTCCCCTCCATCATTCCCTGCATGCCGATACGGTCAACGATCTCCGGGAGGATCTCTGCCACCCTCGCAGAAAGTCTGTCCGAGAGATCGATCATGTTCTCGCCTTTTTTTATTGACACGCGTTCCTGGTACATGATCCTGCCTTCATCCATCTTCTCGTTCATGATGATGAGCGTGATACCGGTCTCTTCATCACCGTTCAGGATAGCCCACTGCATCGGAGAGGGCCCCCGGTATAGCGGAAGGAGTGACGGATGGACATTGACGGGTCCTATTGCCGGCAGATCAAGGACCCACCGTGGGACGATCAACCCGAAGGACGCAACAACAAAGAGTTCGGGGTTGTAGTCTTTTATCTTCTGGGCCTCTTCATCCCTGAAGGAGTTTATCTCTATGAGGGGCAAACCCAGTTCCAGGGCAGTCTTCTTCACCTCATTATCATCAAGGAGGTATCCCCTGCCCTTGGGCTTGGATCTTTTTGTGACAATGCAGGTAACGTGTTCGCGAATTGATTTCAGAGGAGGTACGGAAAAGGCCGAGGACCCGAAAAAGACGATCTTCATTTCCTGCCCTTATGGTACTTCTTCTTAAAGAGATTCTTTTTTACAGGGCTCAGGTGGTCGATGAAGAGCACCCCGTTCAAGTGGTCGATCTCATGCTGGATCGCCCGTGCAAGCTGGCCCTCGCATTCTAGCTCGAT is a window encoding:
- a CDS encoding transglycosylase SLT domain-containing protein, translating into MKRYVLIVLVMFVLAGCATNTRVSTGNSQYAGDSAAFYNTNPPEPARNAETGASRKTASVAKKDADTIREDYLYRKDNGVMSEDDDIAALLGYDYAHDFDIPIVFNDAVKYNIRWFTGEKRKVFGNWLKRAKQYVPVIKEILRKNGMPEDLVYLAMIESGFNPKAYSTAKASGPWQFIYATGERYGLKVNYWIDERRDPEKSTVAAAKYLRDLFNQFGCWYLAAAGYNAGERRIEKAIEKHNTNDFWELVKYNTLPKETREYIPRLIAAAIIAKDPEKFGFGSMTYDQPVQFTEFKVPGGTPLSAVAKAASLDVASVKSYNPEIIRGITPPSLQLYTVKLPASLDEEEFADNLETAMNGQKKIKSLVTYKVKRKDTIAKIARRYGVRSEDIYLVNSFDDELKVKPGARIQIPRYIGPTKEKRAIAKKTVKTTVASQSETHAKQTETAQQTKQKVYHVVKKGETLGSISDKYGIEVASLKSMNNLKNDKVYPNMKLKLASYS
- the fmt gene encoding methionyl-tRNA formyltransferase, with the protein product MKIVFFGSSAFSVPPLKSIREHVTCIVTKRSKPKGRGYLLDDNEVKKTALELGLPLIEINSFRDEEAQKIKDYNPELFVVASFGLIVPRWVLDLPAIGPVNVHPSLLPLYRGPSPMQWAILNGDEETGITLIIMNEKMDEGRIMYQERVSIKKGENMIDLSDRLSARVAEILPEIVDRIGMQGMMEGTDQRHEDATYTPIITKEMGRIDWSKSAIEIERQVRAFVLWPTAYTFLDGRMMKIFDAEAEEITREGTGRGVVAEITKEGFFVKTPKGLLKVREVQLENKKRMRAYDFAQGYRGLVGKVLR